A single genomic interval of Spinacia oleracea cultivar Varoflay chromosome 6, BTI_SOV_V1, whole genome shotgun sequence harbors:
- the LOC110786356 gene encoding uncharacterized protein, producing MDEPNLRRRRQRQPSPPPANPHNDEQPDSIIPILTVIAAICIILFYLNYKPNNPTLSITDIKIPTFIGSSSGSTVALSVSFFGFVANPTRSVFSYSSSSANLFYSGQLVGSMVIPGRRVASGMENVMEVTVNVNSIPVTEVGYTRSMFGLRMGKPTMELELMIKLVGKTTVFGYFNRHVECYAECVVSVVISDGTLHHIDCYYD from the coding sequence ACGAACCTAACCTCCGTCGTCGCCGCCAAAGGCAACCATCCCCGCCACCAGCTAATCCTCATAACGATGAACAACCCGATTCAATCATCCCAATATTAACCGTCATCGCCGCCATCTGCATCATCCTCTTCTACCTTAACTACAAACCCAATAACCCCACTCTCTCCATCACCGACATCAAAATCCCAACCTTCATTGGATCCTCCAGTGGGTCCACCGTCGCCTTATCCGTTTCCTTTTTCGGGTTCGTCGCAAACCCGACCCGCTCAGTCTTCTCTTACTCTAGTAGCTCTGCCAACCTCTTCTACTCCGGTCAACTTGTTGGGTCCATGGTCATCCCGGGAAGACGTGTCGCCTCCGGAATGGAGAACGTGATGGAGGTGACTGTAAATGTGAACTCGATTCCGGTTACGGAGGTCGGGTATACCCGGTCGATGTTCGGGTTAAGGATGGGGAAGCCGACGATGGAGCTGGAATTGATGATCAAGTTAGTTGGGAAGACAACCGTTTTCGGGTATTTCAATCGTCATGTTGAGTGTTATGCTGAATGTGTTGTTTCCGTCGTTATTTCAGATGGAACTTTGCATCACATTGATTGCTACTACGACTAG